From the Methanomicrobiales archaeon genome, one window contains:
- a CDS encoding UPF0058 family protein — MHKEELLVLHQILVDIKNYFEKVNPGLKFSQYYALKIDPGQVHRSKMEHKYAIFVLGTELANAMRDVEFSASGRISARMRELAEKTLKEIECLQ, encoded by the coding sequence ATGCACAAGGAAGAACTTCTCGTACTCCATCAGATACTGGTTGACATCAAGAATTACTTCGAGAAAGTGAATCCCGGTCTGAAATTTTCCCAGTACTACGCCCTGAAGATCGACCCGGGCCAGGTGCACAGGAGCAAAATGGAGCACAAGTACGCGATCTTTGTGCTGGGGACGGAGCTTGCCAACGCCATGCGGGACGTGGAGTTCTCCGCGTCCGGGAGAATCTCTGCACGCATGCGGGAACTTGCGGAGAAGACCCTGAAAGAGATCGAGTGCCTCCAGTAA
- the dnaG gene encoding DNA primase DnaG: protein MYSPDTTKYLIHIYLHAEGVVEKSDVIGAIFGQTEGLLGEELDLRDLQRTGRVGRIDVQIQSRKGETRGDILISSSLDRAETALLAASLETIDRVGPCIAHVTVEGIEDIRTTKRRQIVSRAKELLFEGFEEGSIDSASLLDEVREGIRIEKLIELGEAKVAAGPQVMESDQIIVVEGRADVINLLRAGIKNAVAVEGTRVPPLVVDLCGTKTATAFLDGDRGGELILRALLQVADIDYVAFCPRGKSVEDISRKEIAKALRNRVPVEYVRDQFGEQESPKTEAEEVSMTTGPPEEPKARPSPQSLRGHMEEVKNRMIARFLSPDFSIVHEAKADDVEKILETVNGDVAGVVVDRVVDQKLLDLFVARGMEFLAAPDFRGIVKRPLSIKLLKIR, encoded by the coding sequence TTGTACTCACCGGATACAACCAAATATCTCATTCACATATACCTGCATGCCGAGGGGGTGGTCGAAAAATCCGACGTGATCGGAGCGATATTCGGCCAGACCGAAGGTCTCCTCGGGGAAGAGCTGGATCTTCGGGATCTCCAGCGGACGGGCCGCGTGGGGAGGATCGATGTCCAGATCCAGAGCAGAAAAGGGGAGACCCGGGGCGATATCCTCATCTCGTCCTCCCTGGATCGGGCTGAAACGGCACTTCTAGCGGCATCCCTGGAGACGATCGACCGCGTCGGCCCCTGCATCGCCCACGTGACCGTGGAGGGGATCGAGGATATCCGCACCACCAAGAGGAGGCAGATCGTCAGCCGGGCCAAAGAACTCCTCTTCGAAGGATTCGAGGAGGGCAGCATCGACAGCGCAAGCCTTCTCGACGAGGTCCGCGAGGGCATCCGCATCGAGAAGCTCATAGAGCTCGGGGAGGCGAAGGTGGCGGCCGGTCCTCAGGTCATGGAATCCGACCAGATCATCGTCGTCGAGGGGCGTGCGGATGTGATCAACCTCCTGAGGGCAGGCATCAAGAATGCGGTCGCCGTCGAGGGCACCCGGGTTCCCCCGCTCGTCGTCGACCTCTGCGGGACCAAGACCGCTACCGCCTTCCTCGACGGCGACCGCGGAGGCGAGCTCATCCTCCGGGCTCTCCTGCAGGTGGCCGACATCGACTACGTCGCATTCTGCCCCCGGGGAAAGAGCGTGGAGGATATATCCCGCAAAGAGATCGCCAAGGCGCTGCGAAACCGCGTGCCGGTGGAGTACGTGCGGGATCAGTTCGGGGAGCAGGAGTCTCCGAAGACGGAGGCCGAGGAGGTCTCGATGACCACCGGACCGCCGGAAGAGCCGAAAGCTCGCCCGTCTCCCCAGAGCCTCAGGGGACACATGGAGGAGGTGAAGAACCGCATGATCGCACGATTCCTCTCCCCGGACTTCTCTATCGTGCACGAGGCGAAGGCCGATGACGTGGAGAAGATCTTGGAGACGGTGAACGGAGATGTCGCCGGCGTCGTGGTCGACCGCGTGGTCGACCAGAAGCTTCTGGACCTCTTCGTCGCCAGGGGAATGGAATTCCTCGCCGCTCCGGATTTTCGCGGTATTGTGAAACGGCCTCTATCCATTAAACTCCTGAAGATCCGGTAA
- a CDS encoding DUF167 domain-containing protein, whose protein sequence is MTDWICAVSDAPDGVVISISVTAGARRNAFPRGYNPWRCAILCQVAEPAVDGRANKAVIEVLAERLGVPAQNIQIRSGAHAPHKKVLIRGVSREVVEERLRQLF, encoded by the coding sequence ATGACAGACTGGATCTGTGCGGTATCCGATGCTCCCGACGGCGTCGTCATCAGCATCTCCGTTACGGCAGGCGCAAGACGGAATGCATTTCCCCGTGGATACAACCCCTGGCGATGCGCTATCCTCTGCCAGGTGGCTGAGCCTGCTGTGGACGGTAGGGCAAATAAGGCCGTCATCGAGGTGCTGGCAGAACGACTCGGAGTGCCTGCGCAGAATATCCAGATCCGGAGCGGCGCCCATGCCCCGCATAAGAAGGTCCTGATCCGCGGCGTCTCCCGAGAGGTCGTCGAGGAGCGCCTGCGGCAGCTGTTCTGA
- a CDS encoding amidohydrolase family protein — MTDRVDLVLKNVHLGDGRTVDLSLAGGVVVHAGAARPSYEILDCSGLYCLPAAVDMHVHMRGGRESYKEDWSSGSRSALAGGVTVVVDQPNTDPPLTTAERLRERIREAEGASLCSFAVNGALSPDADLEGLWAAGALCFGEGFTAPSTSARAIGTSDLPGILTRIRSLDGLATIHAEEVADLPDTQVVEHNLARSPAGEVRIVRAVQEANTAGCRLHFCHLSTADAVDAAQGTVEVTPHHLLLSLEDFLECGGKGKVNPPLREEAERRALFSRWDAIDVIASDHAPHTPGEKAFAFTAAPAGFPGVETMVPLLMAEVIEGRIDLTSLIEKTSAAPASILGIPPAGFIPGNRADFALYPREIVRIEVDALHSRAGWTPFEGMPAVFPRIVVQGGVPVYREGEFAPAHPRWYAGKGFMGTESV; from the coding sequence GTGACCGACAGAGTGGATCTGGTGCTGAAGAATGTGCACCTCGGCGATGGGCGTACGGTCGACCTCTCCCTGGCGGGAGGCGTGGTGGTGCACGCCGGCGCTGCCCGCCCCTCGTACGAAATTCTGGACTGCAGCGGCCTCTACTGCCTGCCGGCAGCGGTCGACATGCACGTCCACATGCGGGGAGGGCGAGAGTCCTACAAGGAGGACTGGTCCAGCGGTAGCCGGAGCGCCCTGGCAGGCGGGGTGACGGTCGTCGTCGACCAGCCGAACACCGATCCGCCTCTCACCACTGCCGAGCGGCTGCGGGAGCGGATCCGTGAGGCGGAGGGAGCGTCCCTATGCAGTTTTGCGGTGAACGGAGCCCTCAGTCCCGATGCGGACCTGGAAGGGCTGTGGGCGGCGGGAGCCCTCTGCTTCGGGGAGGGTTTTACCGCACCCTCGACGTCCGCCCGGGCGATCGGTACCTCAGACCTGCCTGGTATCCTGACACGGATCCGGAGCCTCGACGGTCTCGCAACCATCCATGCGGAGGAGGTGGCGGATCTGCCCGACACGCAGGTGGTGGAGCACAACCTGGCACGCTCTCCGGCAGGCGAGGTCCGCATTGTGAGAGCGGTGCAGGAAGCCAACACCGCCGGCTGCCGCCTTCACTTCTGCCATCTCTCCACGGCGGATGCCGTCGATGCGGCGCAGGGCACGGTGGAGGTGACGCCGCACCACCTCCTCCTCTCCCTTGAAGATTTTCTGGAATGCGGAGGGAAAGGAAAGGTGAACCCACCCCTTCGGGAAGAGGCGGAGAGGAGGGCGCTCTTCTCCCGCTGGGACGCGATCGACGTGATAGCATCGGATCATGCCCCCCATACCCCCGGGGAGAAGGCATTCGCCTTCACGGCAGCCCCGGCGGGGTTCCCCGGGGTGGAGACGATGGTGCCGCTCCTGATGGCGGAGGTGATCGAAGGTAGAATCGATCTCACGTCACTCATCGAGAAGACGTCCGCCGCGCCCGCCTCGATCCTGGGAATCCCTCCTGCCGGATTCATCCCGGGAAATCGGGCGGATTTTGCCCTCTACCCCAGAGAGATCGTTCGCATTGAGGTGGATGCCCTCCACAGCCGCGCCGGCTGGACACCCTTCGAGGGGATGCCTGCGGTCTTCCCGCGCATCGTGGTCCAGGGGGGCGTGCCGGTCTACCGCGAGGGCGAGTTCGCACCCGCTCACCCCCGATGGTACGCCGGAAAAGGTTTTATGGGTACGGAGAGCGTATGA
- the hypE gene encoding hydrogenase expression/formation protein HypE, giving the protein MRVSLMHGAGGEMMGELLKTITNLKHCNAGGIGLEALDDGAVIPLNGSNLVFTTDSHVVRPIFFPGGDIGRIAVCGTVNDLAAMGARPLALSCGMVIEEGFLLSDLERIVASMDAALGESCTNLVTGDTKVVERGSLDGIVINTAGIGVADRVIRDNRLEDGDRIIVSGTLGDHGLAVLAHREGFDLGEQLRSDVAPLWSLVERALAAGAIHAMKDPTRGGFASAINEMARKANKRVVIEEEALPVRRSVRSAADMLGIDPLEVANEGKMVIAVAHEDADAVLAAIRSHPLGREAAIVGEVTTGSSVILRTAIGGERFIEPPIGDPVPRVC; this is encoded by the coding sequence ATGCGGGTGAGCCTGATGCACGGCGCCGGCGGGGAGATGATGGGCGAACTCCTGAAGACCATCACCAACCTGAAGCACTGCAATGCGGGCGGGATCGGGCTCGAAGCGCTGGACGACGGCGCCGTGATCCCGCTGAACGGATCCAACCTGGTCTTCACCACCGACTCCCACGTGGTGCGGCCGATCTTCTTTCCCGGCGGGGATATCGGCAGGATCGCGGTCTGCGGGACGGTGAACGACCTCGCCGCCATGGGGGCCCGTCCCCTGGCTCTCTCCTGCGGCATGGTGATCGAGGAGGGATTCCTCCTCTCTGACCTGGAGCGGATCGTGGCATCCATGGATGCAGCCCTCGGGGAGTCCTGTACCAACCTTGTGACCGGCGACACCAAGGTGGTGGAGCGGGGCAGCCTCGACGGCATCGTCATCAACACTGCCGGTATCGGGGTGGCGGACAGGGTGATCCGCGACAACCGTCTGGAAGACGGCGACCGCATCATCGTCTCCGGCACGCTCGGGGATCACGGGCTCGCGGTGCTCGCCCACCGGGAGGGGTTCGATCTCGGGGAGCAGCTCCGATCGGACGTCGCCCCGCTCTGGAGCCTCGTGGAGAGAGCGCTCGCCGCCGGCGCGATCCACGCAATGAAAGACCCCACGCGGGGCGGCTTCGCCAGTGCGATCAACGAGATGGCCAGGAAGGCGAACAAGAGGGTCGTCATCGAGGAGGAGGCTCTCCCTGTGCGGCGCAGTGTGCGGAGCGCCGCCGATATGCTGGGGATCGATCCCCTCGAGGTGGCGAACGAGGGGAAGATGGTCATCGCCGTAGCGCATGAGGATGCGGATGCGGTTCTCGCCGCTATCCGATCCCATCCCCTCGGGCGGGAAGCGGCAATCGTGGGCGAAGTGACAACGGGCTCCTCCGTCATCCTCCGTACCGCGATCGGGGGGGAGCGGTTCATCGAGCCCCCCATCGGGGATCCTGTGCCTCGGGTCTGTTGA
- a CDS encoding hydrogenase maturation nickel metallochaperone HypA: MHEYSVAYDIYMTARTAALENRAEQVTCIHVDVGEMAMVNPEQVEFLFAAIAADDPLFAAARLDCRPVKPLLRCTCGYEGDSVFVCPRCGSMPEIVEGKEVVVSRIEIEVEGE, translated from the coding sequence ATGCACGAGTACAGCGTCGCCTATGACATCTACATGACTGCCCGGACTGCCGCCCTGGAGAACCGCGCAGAGCAGGTGACGTGCATTCACGTGGATGTGGGCGAGATGGCAATGGTCAACCCCGAGCAGGTGGAGTTCCTCTTCGCTGCCATTGCCGCGGACGACCCGCTGTTCGCCGCTGCACGGCTCGACTGCCGCCCCGTAAAACCTCTCCTGCGCTGCACCTGCGGGTACGAGGGGGATTCCGTTTTCGTCTGCCCCCGGTGCGGATCGATGCCGGAGATAGTCGAAGGCAAGGAGGTTGTCGTCTCCCGGATCGAGATCGAGGTGGAGGGCGAATGA